Genomic DNA from Nitratidesulfovibrio vulgaris str. Hildenborough:
AGAGGGGATAGGGTCGCATGGGGTTCTTATAGCCTTGTCATCGCTGTAGGTAAACCGTGGCAGATGCTCGGGCGTACCGGCTACCCCGCCTTGCCGCACGGCAGCGAATGGGCTACCGTCGCGCCACTACCGGAGCCTTCGATGCAGCAGTATCTAGTCATACAACTCGCCCGTTTCGGCGATATCGTCCAGACGCGACGCCTCGTGCTTACACTGGCCCGCCGTGGGGCCGTGCACCTTTGCGTCGACAGGTCGCTGGCCTCACTGGCGCGGCTGGTGCACCCCGAGGTCGTCGTGCATGAGGTCGTCGCGCACGGGGCAGGCGAGGGCGGCGGTGCCGCCATGCTCGCGGTCAACGTCCGTGTTTTCGAGGCGCTGCGTCAGGCGGGGTTTGATGAGGTCTACAACCTCAATCATTCGGGCCTCAATCTCGCCATGTCCGCCCTGTTCCCTTCTGCAGTCGTGCGCGGGCATCGTTTGGTGGACGGGCAACTCGTGCGCGACCGCTGGGTGCGCATGGCCTTTCGCTGGACGACGTGGCGGCGTCTCGCGCCGCTCAATCTCGTGGACTTCTGGGCGTCGCTCGCCGCCGACCCCGTCCCCCCCGGCGAGGTCAATCCGGTGGCGGTTCGCGGTGGCGGCGGGATAGGCGTCGTTCTGGCGGGGCGAGCCTCGCGGCGTTCGCTGCCGCCGGATGTGCTGGCCGCCTGTCTGCGTGCCGTGTTCGAGGGCATGGGCGGGGCGCGCGTGGTGCTGTTCGGCAGTCAGGCCGAAAGGCCGCTCGCCCGTCAGTTCATGCGCATGCTGCCGGGCAATGTCGTGGAACGTACCGAAGACCTCGTGGGACGAACCGACTGGACGGGGCTGGTCGATGCATTGCGCGGACTCGATACGGTTCTCACCCCCGACACGGGCACGATGCACCTTGCCGCGAGGTTCGGGGTACCTGTCCAGGCCTTCTTTCTTTCATCCGCGTGGTGTCACGAGACCGGTCCCTACGGGCTCGGGCACAAGGTCTGGCAGGCCGAGTGCGAATGCCTGCCCTGCCTTGAGACGGCCCCCTGCACCATAGGCGTGCGCTGTCTTGACGCCTTTCGCGACACCGCCTTCCTGCGTCTTCTGGCGGGTCGCCCCGGCGACATGTTCCCCCGCGGCATGATGGGGATGGTGTCGACGCTGGACGCAGTAGGGGCGACATGGCTCACCGTGTTCGGTGAAGACGTCCATGCCCCCCGTCGTGTGGCCCTGCGTGAACTTGTGGGTGAGTATCTGGGACTGTTCGTCGGCGAGGGGCTGACGGATGCCTCGCTCACGGAACTGTTGTATGCCGAGCAGGACTGGATGCTGCCCCCGCCGGGGCAGGTGATTCCCTGTTGATGGGGCCTCACGTGCGAAAGAATCTCAAGGAGCTAGGGATCATATGAGCGAGACCTCCGGGCTGACGGCGCACGCTGGGCCAACGACATCGGGCGGGGCTGCGACAGGGCCTCTGCGCGTTCTCGTCGTGTTGCCCATGTATGGTGGTTCGCTGCCCATAGGGCGCTATTGTGCAGACGCCTTGCGCGACCTCGGCCACACGGTGGAGACCTTCGAGGCGCCCGCCTTTCATGGGGCGTTCAACGCACTCAAGGGGCTTCGTGTCACTGCGGACAGACTGGAACACCTCGAGACCGGGTTCCTGCAGGTGGTCTCGCAAGCCATTCTCGCCAAGGTCGAGACCTTCGAACCCGACCTCGTCCTGTGTCTCGCGCAGGCACCCATGAGCAGGCAGGCACTGCGGCGTCTGCGTCGTGACGGTGTGGCAACGGCCATGTGGTTCGTCGAGGACTTCAGGGTCTTCACCTATTGGCGGGCGTTCGCCCCCTTCTACGATTTCTTCGCCGTCATCCAGCGTGAACCGCTGCTCGATGAACTTGCCGCAATCGGGGTCGAGAACGCCATCTATCTGCCGCTTGCAGCACTGCCCGCCTTCCATCGCCCCATGGAACTTTCCCCGGTGGAACGTCACCGCTACGGTGCCGATGTGGCCTTTCTCGGGGCCGGGTACCCCAACCGCAGAGTGGCCTTCCGGCGGCTGACCCATCTTGATTTCAGGATATGGGGCACCGAATGGGATGGTGACGCGGTGCTGGCGAGGCATGTGCAGATGAACGGCGGGCGGGTGAGTCCTGAAGATGCCGTGAAGATATACAATGCCACGCGCATCAACCTGAACCTGCATTCGAGCGTGCAGGCGCAGACCCTTGTGACCGGGGGCGACTTCGTCAATCCGCGCACCTTCGAACTGGCTGCCATCGGGGCGTTCCAACTTGTGGACAGGCGCGGCCTCATGGATGAACTGTTCACCGATGATGAACTGGCGACATTCGGTGACATGGACGAACTCGTCGCGCTCATCGAACGCTTCCTCGCCGACCCTGATGAACGTGCGGCTTTTGCGGCACGCGGGCAAGCCCGTGTGTTGCGCGACCACACCTACCAGCAGCGTATGACGACGCTTCTCGACTTCATCGCTGCACGCCGCCCCGGCTGGCCGCCCCGCAGACAGGATGCCGGGTTCCCGGCGGACATGCCGGAGGGGCTGCGCGCCGAACTTGGTGGGTTGCTGCAACGCCTGGGCCTGCCGCACGATGCGGCCTTCGGAGATGTCATCGCCCGTTTGCGCCAGCAGACCGGAGAACTTGATGCGCTCGAGACATCGTTGCTGTTCCTCGATGAATGGCGCAAGCAGTATGCTGCCAAGGGGTAGGGCTTGTTTCGCCTGAAAGATGGCGCATAGGCTCTGTTCACACTGCCGCAATGAAAACGGCCCGGAACAGACCGGGCCGTTTTTCATTGCAGATGTGTTCCGCTGGTCAGCGCAGCACGCAGTTGCAGGCAGCCTGTGCGGCCCTGTCGCTGACGATTTCGGTGCCCACGCCCTTGTCGGTGAGCAGCTCAAGAAGGATGCAGTTCTCGGTTCGGCCGTCGATGATCATGGCCTTCTCCACCCCTTCCTCCAGGGCTTCGAGGCAGCACTTCACCTTGGGTATCATGCCGCCGGTGAGGGTGCCGTCGGAGAACAGGTTCACGGCTTCGCGCATGTTCACCGAGCGGATGAGCTTCTTGTCATGGTCGAGGATGCCCGCCACATCGGTGAGCAACAGCAGTCGCTTGGCCTTGAGGGCGGCAGCCACGGCCCCGGCGACGGCGTCGGCGTTGATGTTGTAGGTCTCGCCGTTGTCATCGACGCCCACCGGTGCGATGACGGGGACGAAGCCGTCACGTTCGAGAGAACGCAGTAGCGTCGTGTTCACGCCCATCACTTCGCCCACCTTGCCAAGGTCGATGATCTCGGGGGCCTGTGCCTCCTTGCTGATGACCATCTCCATCTTGCGTGCTCGGATGAGCATCCCGTCCTTGCCGGAAAGGCCTACGGCCTTCGCCCCGGCGAGGTTCATCTGATTGACGATCTCCTTGTTGACCTTGCCCACCAGCACCATCTCCACCACGTCCATGGTGGCGTCGTCGGTGACGCGAAGCCCTTCGCGGAAATGAGACTGGATATTGAGCTGTTCCAGCATCTTGCCGATCTGCGGGCCTCCGCCATGCACGATGACGGGGTTGATGCCGACCAGCTTGAGCAATGCCACGTTGAGGGCGAAGGCCTTCTTCAGGGCTTCGTCCTTCATGGCGTGTCCGCCGTATTTGATGACCACGGTCTCACCGTGGAACTGGCGCAGGTAGGGGAGACTCTCGATGAGGACCTTCGACTGGAGTCTGGCGTTCTCGACGCAATCCATGCACGTGCTCCGATGCTACAGGATGTAGCGGCTGAGGTCCTTGTCGACGCGGACATCTTCGAGGTGGGTGCGTACATAGGCCGCATCCACCGTCACATGCTCGCCGGGGCGGTCGGGCGCGTCGAACGAAATGTCCGCCAGTATCCGTTCCATCATGGTGTAAAGGCGTCGCGCGCCGATGTTCTCGGTCTCTTCGTTGACCTCCTCGGCGAAGGCCGCGATCTCGCGCAGCCCGTCGTCGGTGAAGGACACGGTGACGCCTTCAGTGGCCAGTAGTGCCGCATACTGCCGGGTGAGCGCGTTATGCGGTTCGGTGAGGATGCGGTAGAACTCGTCGCGTCCCAGTGGGTCGAGTTCCACACGCAGGGGAAAGCGCCCCTGCAATTCGGGGATGAGGTCCGAAGGCTTGCTGAAGTGGAAAGCACCTGCGGCGATGAACAGGATGTGGTCGGTGCGTACCATGCCGTACTTGGTGTTGACCACGCTGCCCTCCACGATGGGCAACAGGTCGCGCTGAACCCCTTCACGCGATATGTCGGTGGTGCGGTGGGTCCCTTCGCCGGAGGCGACCTTGTCCAGTTCGTCGATGAAGAT
This window encodes:
- a CDS encoding glycosyltransferase family 9 protein, which gives rise to MQQYLVIQLARFGDIVQTRRLVLTLARRGAVHLCVDRSLASLARLVHPEVVVHEVVAHGAGEGGGAAMLAVNVRVFEALRQAGFDEVYNLNHSGLNLAMSALFPSAVVRGHRLVDGQLVRDRWVRMAFRWTTWRRLAPLNLVDFWASLAADPVPPGEVNPVAVRGGGGIGVVLAGRASRRSLPPDVLAACLRAVFEGMGGARVVLFGSQAERPLARQFMRMLPGNVVERTEDLVGRTDWTGLVDALRGLDTVLTPDTGTMHLAARFGVPVQAFFLSSAWCHETGPYGLGHKVWQAECECLPCLETAPCTIGVRCLDAFRDTAFLRLLAGRPGDMFPRGMMGMVSTLDAVGATWLTVFGEDVHAPRRVALRELVGEYLGLFVGEGLTDASLTELLYAEQDWMLPPPGQVIPC
- a CDS encoding CgeB family protein, with protein sequence MSETSGLTAHAGPTTSGGAATGPLRVLVVLPMYGGSLPIGRYCADALRDLGHTVETFEAPAFHGAFNALKGLRVTADRLEHLETGFLQVVSQAILAKVETFEPDLVLCLAQAPMSRQALRRLRRDGVATAMWFVEDFRVFTYWRAFAPFYDFFAVIQREPLLDELAAIGVENAIYLPLAALPAFHRPMELSPVERHRYGADVAFLGAGYPNRRVAFRRLTHLDFRIWGTEWDGDAVLARHVQMNGGRVSPEDAVKIYNATRINLNLHSSVQAQTLVTGGDFVNPRTFELAAIGAFQLVDRRGLMDELFTDDELATFGDMDELVALIERFLADPDERAAFAARGQARVLRDHTYQQRMTTLLDFIAARRPGWPPRRQDAGFPADMPEGLRAELGGLLQRLGLPHDAAFGDVIARLRQQTGELDALETSLLFLDEWRKQYAAKG
- the argB gene encoding acetylglutamate kinase, which translates into the protein MDCVENARLQSKVLIESLPYLRQFHGETVVIKYGGHAMKDEALKKAFALNVALLKLVGINPVIVHGGGPQIGKMLEQLNIQSHFREGLRVTDDATMDVVEMVLVGKVNKEIVNQMNLAGAKAVGLSGKDGMLIRARKMEMVISKEAQAPEIIDLGKVGEVMGVNTTLLRSLERDGFVPVIAPVGVDDNGETYNINADAVAGAVAAALKAKRLLLLTDVAGILDHDKKLIRSVNMREAVNLFSDGTLTGGMIPKVKCCLEALEEGVEKAMIIDGRTENCILLELLTDKGVGTEIVSDRAAQAACNCVLR